A genomic window from Triticum urartu cultivar G1812 chromosome 7, Tu2.1, whole genome shotgun sequence includes:
- the LOC125524589 gene encoding BTB/POZ and MATH domain-containing protein 1-like, whose protein sequence is MEVAAFRAMLHFIYTDTVPELDQPLEVVATLAQHLLAAPDRYVLDRLKLICEVKLSGGITVDTAATTLALAEQHNCSKLKAKCVEFIVSTPAVLDDVLAMEGYRHLEASCRSVLTELLKSVHGRKC, encoded by the coding sequence ATGGAGGTGGCAGCATTCAGGGCCATGCTGCACTTCATCTACACCGACACGGTGCCCGAGCTTGATCAACCGCTCGAGGTGGTGGCGACGCTCGCTCAGCATCTGCTTGCGGCTCCTGACCGGTACGTTCTCGATAGGCTCAAGCTGATTTGTGAAGTAAAGCTCTCTGGTGGCATCACTGTCGACACCGCAGCGACAACTCTTGCTTTGGCGGAGCAGCACAATTGCTCGAAGCTCAAGGCCAAATGTGTCGAGTTCATCGTCAGCACTCCTGCAGTTCTTGATGACGTGTTGGCGATGGAGGGGTATAGGCACCTGGAGGCAAGCTGCCGTTCGGTCTTGACTGAGCTTCTCAAGTCTGTCCATGGGAGGAAGTGTTGA